CGAAATCCGGCTGCGCTTTCTGGGCTACATCCTGAAAGACAAGCTCGTAGTGCGCCGCGAATTCAACACGGCTTATATAGCAGTTACCAAAGATGAGCTGCGCGAGTACGACAGCAAAACCGGCGACACCGAGGGCCTGGTAAACTATGCCCTCAGCATTGAGGGCATCGTGTTCGCGGCGGTATTTATCGACCGGGGCTCGGCGGTAAAAATTTCCTTCCGCTCGGTAGGCGATTTCTCGGTGAGCGACTTTTCGCGCAATCATTTTGAGGGGGGTGGGCACCACAACGCTTCGGGTGGCGTGAGCACCGACTCGCTCGATGCTACCGTGGAGCGATTTCTGGGGCTGTTGCCGCAGTATCAGGCGCAGCTGGTGAGCACCCCGGCCGCGCCGGTAGCAGTTGCGCCGCCCGTAGCCTAACTTTGGGGCGCATTCGTCTCTACTCCAATTTTTCTGTTTTCATGCAGTTTTCTCTCCGGCCCGGCGTGGCCCGGCAACTGGCCCTGGCGGCTGGTGTGCTCAGCGTAGCTTCCTTCCTGTCTTCGTGTACTAAAGGTGGAGGCGACTTTGCCAAAACGAAGTCGGGCATCGAGTACAAGATTTTCAAAAATGTCGGCGGCAAGTATGAGTCGCGCGAGGTAGCGGGTGGCGAAGACGCCAGCTACAAAGACCGCGTGGGCAAGGTAATGTCGGCCCACATTGAGTACCTCACTTCGGGCGACTCGGTCATGATGAAATCGCGTGAGCGCCAGTTCGGCATTCCGGTGCGCATTCCGCTCGAAACCCTGACTGCCAAGCAAATGGGCGCTGAGCCCGAGGCTTTCTCGCTGCTCCAGCCCGGCGACAGCGGGGTATTCCGCTTCAATGCCGACACGCTGTACAAGCGCAATGCCCACCAGCTGGCCCCGGCTAACCTGAAGAAGAAAGGCAACTTTATTATCCTCACGGTGAAGGCCGTAGCCTTACAAACCCGCGACGCGGCAATGGCCGAAGCCATGGCCGACCAGCAGAAGATGATGGCCGAGCAGCAGCGCCAGATGCGCGCCTACGCCGCCACCCAGGACAAGGCCGATGACGCCGTGCTCCAGGACTACATCAAGAAAAACAACCTGACCAACGCCAAGAAAGACCCCAGTGGCAGCGGCGTCTACATTATCACCACGCAGCCCGGCACTGGCCCCAACGCCAAAGCCGGCCAGATTGTGACGGTGCAGTACCGCGGGCTGCTGCTCGACGGCAAGGAGTTTGATGCCTCGGCCAAGCACGGCGGGCAGCCATTCTCGTTCCCGCTGGGCCGGGGCCAGGTTATTCCGGGCTGGGATGCCGCGCTGGCGCAGCTCAACAAAGGCAGCAAGGCTACCATCCTCATCCCGTCGTCGCTGGCGTATGGCAAGCAGGGCTCGCCGCCCGCCATTCCGGCCAACTCGCCCCTGCGCTTCGATATCGAGCTCACCGACGTAAAGGATGCTCCGGCGCAGGCCCAGGCCCCGGCAATGGCCCCGCCGGCCGGCCGCTAGGCTTTAGGTTCGCTTTAGTTTGTATGCCGCCACGCCGTTCTGGCGTGGCGGTTTTATTTTACCCTTTGTCAATGCAACGCTTCCTGCTTTTATTGCTGCTGGCTACCGGCCTGGCCCTGGGGCCGGCTTCTGCCCAAACCACCCCGACCACCGGCTTCGAGCGCACGGCCAGCGGTACCGAGTATCAGCTGTTTCGGCGCGATGCAGCTGGTCATTATGCCCCCGGCCGCTGGCTCCGGCCGGCGATGCGCCCTATGCCAGCCGGGTAGGCCAGATACTGCTCATTTATATTCAGTACCGGACCGACCGCGATTCCTTGCTGATGGACTCGCGGCAGATGCGGCCCGAGCCGCTACCCGTGCCGCTGGGCCCCACGGTGCCGCGCGGCAGCATTGAAGAAGCCATGAGCCTGCTGCTGCCCGGCGACAGCGCCGTGTTTCGCTTCAATGCCGATACGGTGTTTACCAAGTCGTTGCGGCAGCCGGTGCCGCTGTTTATCAAGCGCTCGGGCAATGCCCTGCGCCTGACGGTGGCCGCCAAACAGCTCCTCACGCCCGCACAGATGGAGGCTCGCCAAAAAGCTATGCTCGACGAGCAGCAGCGCCAACTCAAGGCCCGCGCGGCCAAGCAGCTGGTGAAGGACGACGCGCTTATTCTGGCCTATATCAAAAAGAACAAGCTGACTACTAAAGCTAAGAAGACCCTGGGCGGCACCTGGTACGTGATTACGCTGCGCGGCAAGGGCGCACTTCCCAAAACCGGGCAAACGGTAAGCGTAAAGTACCGGGGCACGCTGCTGGCTACCGGCAAAGAGTTTGACTCGACTGCCAAGCACGGCAACACGCCCTTCGACTTCGTGCTGGGCCAGGGCCAGGTAATTAAGGGCTGGGACCAGGGCATTGCCGTACTGCCCAAGGGCAGCAAGGCCGTGCTGCTTATCCCCTCCCCGCTCGGCTACGGCGAGCGCGGCGCGGGCGGCGATATTCCTGCCAACTCAGTTCTGCGCTTCGAGGTAGAGCTGGTGGGGGTGAAGTAATGGTTAATGGCTAATGGTTAATATATTATTAACCATTAGTCATTAACCATTGACTCTACCCGCCGAGCACGTCGCTCAGGATTTCGAGCGACTTGATATCGCCCAGGTTTTCGACGTGGAGCTGGTAGTAGCGCATGAGCACGGCCAGCAGCTCGCGGCGCACCTGGCCATTGGGGATGGTGGCGGCGGCCGGCGTGCGGAGCAGCTCATCAAAGTAATGCTCAAACTCGCGCAGGCGTAAGGTGGCCGGGCCGCTGCTAAAGCCGCTGCCCGCCGGGGCCGCGCCGGCCATAGCTACCTGGTCAGTGATTTCGGCGCCGGTTTCGGCCCCAAAACCCAGATAGCCGGCCAGATGCAGCAGAAACAGCAGAGCAAAGTTTTCGACGCCCGCGTCCTGCTCATCGAATGCCAGAATGGAATCGTGCAGAAAGCGGAACAGCGCCGGGTTTTCCTCTTCCTCCCGCACCGACTTGCTCAGCACTTCCGACAGAAACAGCGCCACGCTGCTTTTGCGCATCTCGTAGGGCAGCGACCGAAACGGCTCGGCACAGCGAAACTCGGCCAGGCGCGTGAGGCCGCCGCCCTGGCGGGGCACGTAGGCCACCAGCTCGAGCAGCGTGAGCGGCTGAAACAGGGCAATGCGCCCCGGCGGCTTGGCGCGGCGCACCCCGTTTACGAGGTAGCTCTGCACTCCGCGCTGCTCGGTATAAACGCGGGCAATTATACTACTTTCACGATATTTGAGGTAGCTCAGAACAATACCGCGGGTTTTGATTAGCATTTGGTTGAGTTAAAAGTTATGAGTTATGAGTTGAGATTATGGTTAGCCCGCCGGCCAACTCATACCTGTTAACCCCTAACTACTTACTGAGTACGGCGACCTTGCTGACGCAGGTATTTTTGCCGTCGGCATCAGACGTAAGCACTAGGTACACGCCCGAGCGCACCCGGCGGCCGGCCGTATCGGCCAGGTTCCAGGTAACGGTGCCGCCAGCCGCGTGGGTGCTGTATACGAGGTGGCCGGCCACGTCGGTGATGCGTACCTGCGCATTATTGGCTACTCCGCTGATGCCCACCGTGCCCGCAAACTCGGGCTGGACGGGGTTGGGCCACACCTGGGCGCAGCTCGGCGCGCCATCCGTTACGCTGGCCGAGCCCTGGTAGCTGACCACGCCCGCATCGGTAGCCACGAATACCTCCCCGGTTTTGTCGTTCACGGCCACATCTACGATACTATTGCTGGGCAGCGGGCTGTTGGCCGTGGTGAAGTGCAGGAGCGCCTCCGAAGCCTTGTCGTTGAACAGCCACAGGCCATTGGGAGTGCCAAACCACTTGCGGTTGGCACCATCGATGGCGATGCAGCGTACCGTTTCGTTATAGAGCGTTGGAAATAAGCCGTTGCCGCTCTGCGCATTGGGCACGTTGAAGCTGGGCTGAGCCGTGTTCTGCGCGGCGGCGCTTACCACGGCACTGGCGTCGATGGAGGCTACTCCGGTAGCCGTACCAACCCAGATGCTCCCGGCACGGTCGCACACGACGGCATATACCAGGTTATTGGGCAGCTTATCAGCGGTGTTGAAGAAAAAGGCCCGCTGCGTAGTCGTATCGTACGCAACCAGGCCATTACCGCCCTTGCGCGATTGCGTAGCCCAGGGATTGCCGTAGGTATCGACCGTTACCCGGTCGAGGTTTTCGAAGCCGTTGGCCGGGCCCGCCTTCCAGGTAGCATTGGCCGGCTGAAAGCGGAACAGGCCCGGCACGTTGGCCCGCTGGTGCCGGTTTACTACCCACACGTACGGCCCGTTGGGGTCGGCCGCCACGTCGGTAACGCGCACGTAGTTCAGGTTGCTCAGGTCGGGGTCGAGGCTGCTGCGCAGGGGTGAGCCGGGGGTGCCGGCCGTAAACTGCCGGTAGTTGCCCGGCCCTTTCCATTCGAGCAGGCCATTGCCGTAGCTGGCCAGGTAGAGCGTGCCATCGGCCGTGCGGGTACCATGCGAGATATCGAGCAGATTGGGAAAATCGGTGGCCGAGGGGAAAGCGGTGGCCGTGTAGTTCGTCCACTGCCCGCCCTGGTACTCATAAAACCCATTACGACTGCCAAACTGCACCCCGCTGTCGCCCGAGTAGCCGCCGCTGAATACGTCAACGGTGTTGGTGGCCGCGTTGGCCAGTAGGCCGTAGGCCGCAGCCGTTTCGGGGGCGTTGGGCAAAATAACTTCGGGCGCGCTGGTAGTACCGGGCGCATAGCGCTGCATAGCATTATAGTAGCTGGCCACGTAGTAGGTGCCGTCGGCTTCGCGCAGCACGTCGTTTATCTGGCGGCCAGTGGCCGCCAGCGGCAGTACATCTACCACCATGCCAGTAGCGGCGTCGAAGCGCCGCAAGGGGCTGCCGTTGAAGGCCAGCAGCAGCTGGCCGCCGCTGGCCCGCAGCCGCAGCACCTCATTGCCGTAGCTGTTGGGCGAAGAGCGCCAGCGGCGGGCTGCCCCTACGCCGGCCAGGTAATCGACGCCCCGAAAGTTGCTGCCAGCCAGCACATGGCCCCGGTAGGCCGCCAGCTGCGTGTACGTCTGGCCGGGCTGCGCCGGATTGGGCAGCTCCTGCGTCCAGCTACCGTAGTCGAGCAGGTTTACCCCGGCGGCAATCCGGCCGCGCAGCACGCC
The sequence above is drawn from the Hymenobacter baengnokdamensis genome and encodes:
- a CDS encoding FKBP-type peptidyl-prolyl cis-trans isomerase, translating into MQFSLRPGVARQLALAAGVLSVASFLSSCTKGGGDFAKTKSGIEYKIFKNVGGKYESREVAGGEDASYKDRVGKVMSAHIEYLTSGDSVMMKSRERQFGIPVRIPLETLTAKQMGAEPEAFSLLQPGDSGVFRFNADTLYKRNAHQLAPANLKKKGNFIILTVKAVALQTRDAAMAEAMADQQKMMAEQQRQMRAYAATQDKADDAVLQDYIKKNNLTNAKKDPSGSGVYIITTQPGTGPNAKAGQIVTVQYRGLLLDGKEFDASAKHGGQPFSFPLGRGQVIPGWDAALAQLNKGSKATILIPSSLAYGKQGSPPAIPANSPLRFDIELTDVKDAPAQAQAPAMAPPAGR
- the recO gene encoding DNA repair protein RecO, which encodes MLIKTRGIVLSYLKYRESSIIARVYTEQRGVQSYLVNGVRRAKPPGRIALFQPLTLLELVAYVPRQGGGLTRLAEFRCAEPFRSLPYEMRKSSVALFLSEVLSKSVREEEENPALFRFLHDSILAFDEQDAGVENFALLFLLHLAGYLGFGAETGAEITDQVAMAGAAPAGSGFSSGPATLRLREFEHYFDELLRTPAAATIPNGQVRRELLAVLMRYYQLHVENLGDIKSLEILSDVLGG
- the porZ gene encoding type IX secretion system anionic LPS delivery protein PorZ, with protein sequence MPRFFAWMLLALLSAARAWGQGAAYGDWQLHLPARHPLNLAEAGNRLYVADESSFYIYNKELHTTQLLSRRDGLSDVGVAAIAFDSASAQLVIVYRSGNIDLLGSNGTVRNITDLLRKESQTAKVINQVQIYNGLAYIGTSLGVVVLDLARQEVRDTYSAIGAGGQVITSYATVVLHDTIYAATSAGVLRGRIAAGVNLLDYGSWTQELPNPAQPGQTYTQLAAYRGHVLAGSNFRGVDYLAGVGAARRWRSSPNSYGNEVLRLRASGGQLLLAFNGSPLRRFDAATGMVVDVLPLAATGRQINDVLREADGTYYVASYYNAMQRYAPGTTSAPEVILPNAPETAAAYGLLANAATNTVDVFSGGYSGDSGVQFGSRNGFYEYQGGQWTNYTATAFPSATDFPNLLDISHGTRTADGTLYLASYGNGLLEWKGPGNYRQFTAGTPGSPLRSSLDPDLSNLNYVRVTDVAADPNGPYVWVVNRHQRANVPGLFRFQPANATWKAGPANGFENLDRVTVDTYGNPWATQSRKGGNGLVAYDTTTQRAFFFNTADKLPNNLVYAVVCDRAGSIWVGTATGVASIDASAVVSAAAQNTAQPSFNVPNAQSGNGLFPTLYNETVRCIAIDGANRKWFGTPNGLWLFNDKASEALLHFTTANSPLPSNSIVDVAVNDKTGEVFVATDAGVVSYQGSASVTDGAPSCAQVWPNPVQPEFAGTVGISGVANNAQVRITDVAGHLVYSTHAAGGTVTWNLADTAGRRVRSGVYLVLTSDADGKNTCVSKVAVLSK
- a CDS encoding FKBP-type peptidyl-prolyl cis-trans isomerase; translated protein: MDSRQMRPEPLPVPLGPTVPRGSIEEAMSLLLPGDSAVFRFNADTVFTKSLRQPVPLFIKRSGNALRLTVAAKQLLTPAQMEARQKAMLDEQQRQLKARAAKQLVKDDALILAYIKKNKLTTKAKKTLGGTWYVITLRGKGALPKTGQTVSVKYRGTLLATGKEFDSTAKHGNTPFDFVLGQGQVIKGWDQGIAVLPKGSKAVLLIPSPLGYGERGAGGDIPANSVLRFEVELVGVK